The Lycium barbarum isolate Lr01 chromosome 11, ASM1917538v2, whole genome shotgun sequence genome contains the following window.
TTACCTAGGGTTTCCACATAGTCTTGTACACGCatattcttgttttttttttttttaatcatacaAATTCAATTTTCACAGGTGTATATTCATTACATATTTCCAAAAGCACTGCAAGTTTCCAAAATCGTCAGTCTCTCTGCCTAATCTTCTTTCGTGAACACTTAGTATTTTTCTTCAGCTGAATAATAATGTTATTTGTGGGTTTTCAGATTAATTAGGAAATGGTGAGGACTCTGAAGAGTAATCACCatgaagaagacgaagaagatgatgatgagtttTCTTCTAGAACACCCGATGCCTCTTCTCAAAAGGGTAATTTCTTTTTATAGACATAATGGTCAAAATGTTtgtcttgctttttttttttttagttttttgtttaaatttttttttgtcaACTCTTTAATTCGAATTTTTTCACGTGATATGTTTAAGACCACGATTAAAGAATATTTTGATACATTTTTACATATATTTAGTTAATGATCACAAGATTAAAAATTCTTTcttttaactttcattttgaaATGGGGAGAGTATTACATTTTTTGCGAGTTTCACACCTTGTCTCTTTAaaagtaatactccctccgtttcaaaattatctcactttcctttttagtttctTCCTGAAGGAATGCTTTTTTTTGGCAACTATTTAATGTAACTTTCTACGAGATAAATTAAAagacattttggtacattctataTATCTTTGATTAACAACCACAACTTttaatttcttaaactccgtTGCCAAGTCAAAAACAGACAAGCTTtctgaaatggagggagtattactttttcgcgagtttcacagcTTAATTGTCGATTGTTCTGTTTTCCTACCTAAACTCTATTAAAACAGACCTAGTTGAGTAGATGGTTATAGTTAAGTAGGAATAGTTGGCCTAGTTAGCTTCgtggtgtgttttaatacatggATGGGTCATAGTTCAGctaggaaaagggaacaacttATAATTGGGgagtgaaactcgcgaaaaagtaACAGTCCAGGTGTGTTTGTTGACCCTTAGCTCTTTTTGATATAAAGATATGCTATTTTGAAACTAACTGCTATTGGGGGTTTGATATTTTGAGGGTGACAGGGAAATTAGAAGGAAAGAGCAAAAGTTCTCATCGTTCCAAGCATTCTGAGACAGAACAACGGAGGAGGATCAAGATTAATGAGAGGCAAGTTTATCATTGCTAGGTCATTTTTTCCTTTTGAATGTCTCAAAACTATTGACATTGTTTGACTAAGAGCTCGTTTGGTAGGACTCGTTAGAAGTTGCACTACATGTATAAAAATCAACTTTCATTATACATTGTTTGATTGTCTTTTTCTTATTTGCATAGGATTCAGTATAAGTTAAGTTTGTGTTTTCCATATTCACATAAATAAGTTATGCagaaatctatgtattattttataggGATATAATGTCGGACGAGTATGTGGACATTAGTTATACATGGATTAAACAATTGGAATTACAAGGATCTCCTACTAATTTATTTCTTCTTcacttttattttaaaatatacatGTTATATTCATAATAAACTAGACATCTAACAAGAAATAATCCCTGTAGTGCAATCTCCGTATTACTAATCCCTGCATAACTTATGGTGGAACCAAACGTCCCCTAAGTGTATTACTGGCTTGTACAACTTTCAAATATTCAAAATTATTTAGTTTTAAATGTTGATGTGATGTGATCTCCGTCATTAACTTTTCAATTATTtagtttaatttttattttactaCTGCTTATATAAACATAAATAAAGTTAATATTTTTTTGGGAGAAACGGACCTTGGGTCTAACTCAAACCCTCAAAAACctagctcatgaggggaggattgcccaaaccatataaggagaccacagCTCAATCCCTAAAAAAAATGTGGGATTTGACACCCTCCCGCATGCCCAAGACTAGACACTGGAGAGTGGATAATTGAACACGGCGACCCAAACCTAAGAAACACAACAGCAGGGATTGGCGGGTCTGACTCTGTTCCTTGGATCTACCTCAACTTCAAAAGTTAGTTCATAAGAGGAGGATTGCCCAAGACTATATGAGGAGATCAGTGATCACAATCTGTTCCCTCAACCATTGTGGGACTTGACAATTTTAAAGTTTATGTCTAGACAGGATTGGGAAGAATATGGCTGTAGTGACTATTAATTTTTTACCTCTATTGGACGGCCCATACCCCTATCCTTGTAACATATATGGCTATCGCGTGGAATTTGAAAAACTATGATAGCCTCTGCTTTGTTTGAGTCTCCTATATTTGTTCGTTAGCTCTTTCCAAATGTGAAGATATCCTTGAGGAGTTGCACTAGCCTTTTGGTTTGTTTGTCAGCTTAAAAAATGGCATTTGGGGACAAGTCTCACAGTAATGATCAACAACACTTCTATATATACATCTAAGTAAGAAGTGATATTATGCGTATTCAGTTCTATTCTTCTGGCTAATTATTGGTTTAACTGGTATTTCAAATGGAAAAACTGATTATTGTCAACCAAGCATGGAAAGCCGTAGGTGTTTTACATGCACATAGTATTTTGGTTATTTTTTCAGAAAAGGATCAAAGTTGTTCTTTGGAGCATTTGCTGTACAGCATGTAACAAGACTAGTTTTATAGTCTCTTTCAATACATGGTGGATTGTAGTTGCCACTTCAGTAGCTGCTTCAGCAAGATCTTTCCCAAAGCTGACTAATACTTAAtaatttgcagatttcagactcTAAGAGAACTCCTACCTGAAAGTGATCAGAAGAGAGACCGAGCTTCATTCTTGTTAGAGGTGTGAGTTGTGACATTTCACTTGCTTGCCAATGTTGCAGCTTTTTCAATCTTGTTTACTTCATCGTCACAAAGATAAGCCTCAAGATTTAATACAAAATACAGGTTATACAGTATATCCAGTTTTTGCATGAGAAAATACAGATGTATGAGGGAACCTACCAAGGATGGAGTGCAGAACCCTCAAAGTTGATGCCATGGGTACGATCTTTGTAATACTTAAATTTACTTTTAGATTCTTATGTAACGTGGAGTGCTTCTTGGTTTGAGTATTTTGCTTACAACTCCTGTTCCTATCTCGCTCACTGACTTCTTTTTCTTGGTAGCATAACAAAGTTTTATTATGTTTTCTTCTGCTTTATTACTTTTAGCATCGATACAACATTTTGCTCTCCTTATTATAAGATGATCTCCAGCTTTTCTACAACGTGCTTCTTAATGCTTTTATGGCTTTTGGTCCAATATTTGCTGGTTGTAAACTGTTTCTGTTATGACTAGGGCTGGCAAAATGGTTAAAAAAATAAGTACTATCCAATCCGGCCCATTAAATATGGATTCGATAACTGACTGTTTAAAAATGGATTAAATATGGATTACTATCCATATTATCCACTAAAAAATGGATATCCAGAtcgataatatggatatccatattatcaatACCCATTTTTCTGGTTGTTATTTTTAATGAGTTCTTGCTATCTGGAAGTCTAAGCTTATTTTGGCTTTTAGCTTGTGTTCTCTCCTGACTATTCATGAAACCATgaataatatggatatccatattatccgttGGTTAACCCATTTTTTATCCCTGTTACATATGGGCGGGTTGGATATTTTACCCGTTTTTGTTTAACCCGTTTTTTGACCAGCCCAAATTCGATCTGGCCCGGCCGTTTGCCACTCCTAGTTTTGACCAACTAGAGTCACGTCTTTACTCCTTGTTGACTCCTTTACACCTTGAGGTGGAAGGTAGTTAAGGTGGACTTTGAGACTTTCATTCATAGTATAGTCTCTCTATTAGTGTTGTTAAAAGTGCAAAGAAGCGACAAGGGCCCTAAGCATAATTAGCAGATTTCAGGCTATTTTAAGAGAGTGAGGCACAACTTTAGGATGGAAGCAGTAGTAATTTTTCTGAAAGTAAAACTAATGTTTTCTCTTATTGTTGACAGAGAAGCACTTCTGGGCCTGTGGAAGGCTTTGTTGAACATTCTCAAATAATCAGAAATGGCTCTACTCATGAAGATAATATTGGCATTAACCCAACATTAGAACCGAACTTGACTGCCGCTGCTTTATATAGAGCAGCAGACGATTCCCATATGGCAGCAGATGAAGCAATGGGCTTTAACATGCCACTGCAATCCAATCTATTTGAAAATGCGTCTGTTCAACCTTCTCAATCATCTCCTGATGCTGAGCATTGCGCTTCCCAGCCGCAATCA
Protein-coding sequences here:
- the LOC132616791 gene encoding transcription factor BIM2-like, producing the protein MVRTLKSNHHEEDEEDDDEFSSRTPDASSQKGKLEGKSKSSHRSKHSETEQRRRIKINERFQTLRELLPESDQKRDRASFLLEVIQYIQFLHEKIQMYEGTYQGWSAEPSKLMPWRSTSGPVEGFVEHSQIIRNGSTHEDNIGINPTLEPNLTAAALYRAADDSHMAADEAMGFNMPLQSNLFENASVQPSQSSPDAEHCASQPQSLYWPGKQDTIESNDLSYGRNDQEEVKVDGEEAGISNAYSQRLLNTLNRTLASMGVDMSQANVRVQLDIGKSPSSSGATATTLSRGENYDHAPKRLRTEGSM